The Juglans regia cultivar Chandler chromosome 11, Walnut 2.0, whole genome shotgun sequence genome contains the following window.
CCGGTTTGTCTTCCGAGTTCGATTCCAACCATGATGTCGGAAGGCTCCAAACATCATCCTCCAATTCAATGGGTTGATCTGATCATTtcccaaccaaaacaaaacaaacaacatAAGAAATCAGATACTAAAATgccaacataattgagagagagagagtgagagtgagagtgagagaatgGGCCAATTTTGACCGTATCAGTCAGTCAAAGAGACAGTAAACCAGGCTAAGCTACCAATGAAATTAGGAAAACGTTACAATCTTGAATACGCAACGCTTCGAGTTAAATGCGACACTGTACGGAGTAtgataagggtaggtttggacAAAACTTAAGGAACTAAGAAAAAGCAACCACAAGTAGATTGATCATAATTCTgcaaccatctctctctctctcatgttctCAAAGCAACCCCGACCCCCTTCAGTTGACGTCATGCTGCTACAATGGCGTTCATTAATTGGATCTTATTATGGACGGACAGGACTGTAAACCATTCGCTGCAGAGACTACTACTGTGCACGACCTACTCAGTTAACTAGGCCTGGACACCTCAAGGCCGTAGCATCGTTTCAGCATAGACGACGTCATCCCTCCCGTCCCCAAAATTCTCAGATGCCAAACATTTTGGcacattatatttaattaatgatacGATAATATATGACGTGGCGTCCCTTACCTTGGAATTCAATGCTCCTCCGTTTCAGTATCGGGGAAGGCGACAACGACTCGTCCTTGTAAAACGACGAGTCAAGCACCGATACGGGACTCGGTTGCAGCTCGGTCGCAGTGATCTCCGCTATACTGTGAAGCAGCTTATCGCATCTCTCTAATAAGCTCCTGCCCTCCCTGTAATCCTCTGCCTTCCCCCTCTGCAAATACAGCATTCATTCCATTTAAGGCTCGTTAGTAATTTAAACTGATTTATTAATTTCcagtaaaaatattatgatgttACCGTTAATTTATGTACCTCTGTATCGGTTTGTGAGCAAGTGCTGATACTGCTCTCCGACGTTACGGTGGTCGATGATGATTCCTCCTCTGGCGGAGTGAACACCTTCTCCTCCTTTGGATAAATCTCGGCCGTCGGTTTCTTCATCCTCGGTGACCGGTTCGTCATTGCTTGATCCGATCCAACTCTCCTCGCGCTAGCCTTAGGGGACCGAACCGGAGATACCCTTCTGTTTTCCACCGAATCCATCGTATTCGGAGTCCCTAATTTCCTCCGCGTTTCAACGGTCAAAGCTCCTCTTCTGCTCGGACTTCTCAAGCCGTTTTCGCTCTGAATCCGAGTCGGTGAGCTGCTCGCATTTCGCTCCCTCGTCTGATATCGTGCATTTCGATCCACCTCCGGCCGGTCACGTCTCGGGCTCAAGGCTGGCAACGTCTCGTTAACGTGACGCCGAACTCCGGCTTTCGATCTGAAGCTAGAGGGAGGAGAGTCGTTCCCGCTCCGTCCCGGTCGGTTCGCCGATGACCTCGCGGCGGGCTTCATCACAACAATCGGAGATTCGAGGCTTCGATGGTCGTAAACGAAATTCCTGTGGTTCATTTGGTTCAAAGGTTTCTTCGAACGCAAAAGACCTTTGAGCTGCAGAGCTTCGAGGATGTGCTTTAATGTCTCAAAATCTTGAGATGGTTCATCGATCCCTCGCATCTTTAACCTCTTCTCAATCTCTCCGTAGATCGAAACGCCCTGTTTTGTCTCCGGAAAGAAGTCCTCCGAATCAAAGAAGCTTTTCCGTTGCCCCATTCCTCTATTAGGAGCAGGTCGGGCCGCTCCACTTCTCACATTCTGAACGCCATATTCCCTCGAATCGACCCGTCTATGAGCAAAACCGTACCTTTCATTGGTTACATGTTCTTCGATCACGTTGCTCGAAATGCTGCTCTGCAAATTCGGTTGCTGAATTTGCCTGAGCTGGAAATTGAAGCTGTTGCTGCCCTCTACGAATCGGTGCTGAAACAGATCTCTGGAAACCCTGGATTCCGAAGCAGATCTTCGGAGCTCTGCTTTCTTGGCCGGTTCAGTATCGGAGTCCGCCAACGCTTCGAGCCCCATGAGCCTCGCAATAACGCTCGGCGATTTACGATGCTTATCGCCGTCCTCCGCCCCTTCTTCGCATCTATTGGAGGACAAGAAGGCAGCGTTTGTGCGGATCTCTCTGGGTTTTAAGCTTCCCTTCGCGTCAACAACAGCTCGGCTGTCCAAAGAAAGTCTGGGAGCTTCTCTGGAGAACTTCCAAGAGGACCTCGTGCCTTCTTTTAGTTCGAGAATCGGGAAGGGAAGCGGCGACTTGGTTGGAGTATCGGCTGGAGTTGCAATCTCGGGCGCAGGAGATCGCAGCTCCGGAAGCTGAGACTGGTTGGGCCTCTCAGGAGATGGTGCTACTCTCGCTTGCTGCTGCTTCTCCAATTCACCGGACATCTCCGGAGAGGCCATGCTGTTATTCGACTCCGGAGTTGAATCCATCGCCTGATCAGAAATCaagcaaacaaataaatttgCTTCTGTTTTCTAGGATATAAAAGATaggcggagagagagagagagagagaaacaaaccGAAGAGGGAGGGAGGCGCTTGTTGGAGTAGAGGCGTTTGCCGGTGAGAATCTGGTTGCGGTCGAAGATCTGAAGGAACCCAGCCATGCAACCCATTTGCTTCTCAATATGTTTCTGGTCATGCACCATACCCGTCGTCATTTTCCCGGAAAACTCTGCAATATATGTGTCTCACTCCAATCAGTTCCTAAAACTAATCACTACCCAAAGCCTTAAGCCTCTACATTCCCGTCGTCATTTGCTCTCTCGGCGTGTTTCTGACTCTGAGTGAGTGAGTGTATGTGTATTATTAGCCTTTAACTGCAAACTCCCGCTTTTGAGCTCTTTTTAAAGTGAAAACAATTGGGAAAGTA
Protein-coding sequences here:
- the LOC109018819 gene encoding protein LONGIFOLIA 1; the protein is MTTGMVHDQKHIEKQMGCMAGFLQIFDRNQILTGKRLYSNKRLPPSSAMDSTPESNNSMASPEMSGELEKQQQARVAPSPERPNQSQLPELRSPAPEIATPADTPTKSPLPFPILELKEGTRSSWKFSREAPRLSLDSRAVVDAKGSLKPREIRTNAAFLSSNRCEEGAEDGDKHRKSPSVIARLMGLEALADSDTEPAKKAELRRSASESRVSRDLFQHRFVEGSNSFNFQLRQIQQPNLQSSISSNVIEEHVTNERYGFAHRRVDSREYGVQNVRSGAARPAPNRGMGQRKSFFDSEDFFPETKQGVSIYGEIEKRLKMRGIDEPSQDFETLKHILEALQLKGLLRSKKPLNQMNHRNFVYDHRSLESPIVVMKPAARSSANRPGRSGNDSPPSSFRSKAGVRRHVNETLPALSPRRDRPEVDRNARYQTRERNASSSPTRIQSENGLRSPSRRGALTVETRRKLGTPNTMDSVENRRVSPVRSPKASARRVGSDQAMTNRSPRMKKPTAEIYPKEEKVFTPPEEESSSTTVTSESSISTCSQTDTERGKAEDYREGRSLLERCDKLLHSIAEITATELQPSPVSVLDSSFYKDESLSPSPILKRRSIEFQDQPIELEDDVWSLPTSWLESNSEDKPGDGDFVYVSEIVRASSYLPDDSDVFQLLEKQQYLKGKDTSKVSRLRRRLIFDTINEILDRNRQLPPWKSNSWANCSISLRQVWSEFRRIREIGDASEDLFEVICGVLRKDFMVDGSSGWVDRPIEMSESVLDVERLIFKDLIGETIRDLAAFSGNCDNVAAPRRRLVF